A window from Hevea brasiliensis isolate MT/VB/25A 57/8 unplaced genomic scaffold, ASM3005281v1 Scaf32, whole genome shotgun sequence encodes these proteins:
- the LOC131177068 gene encoding ankyrin repeat-containing protein ITN1-like, with amino-acid sequence MAITKTSGGDDIVNEKRTEDNLETWKECLKNYLIGQGLWGVVSGDERKPEEIDRNYKDWMKKNALALHAIQISCEEDTISYLMRRFPNIDSAKCMWDNLADMQSEVTSYKEEATSSILEYSSLHMAVEQGDLNTVMGLLKRNPNDVRAKITVIGQTALHVAVLAEREKIVEELVKFMSKEDLEMKTNFGNTAFALAALNGMIDMAKVMLKKNQDLVTIKNDYNGQIPLVTASLYGQQEMIRYLSEHTPIHFLQPRTNDKNGATQLNCLITNEMYDEALDLLKKYPQLGYTQDFHNNYAIKLLANEPSAFLSGSKLEFWKQWIYSFPKSIKDLKLKHAKALQLLKVIVKEIPTLSNEQLKNIGLDQVIYDAIKCGSFEFINELITCNPVIIWRADKRGRTLFAHAVTLRQEKIFNLIYGLGAKRRTFVIQSDVFRNNYLHLAAKLSPSFQLVRVPGAALQMQRELQWYKEIESMVPPKFGERLNENGLTPVALFTKEHRELVKEGERWMKNNTASCMVVAALIATVMFTTAFTVPGGNDETGFPIFLGYDAFLVFIVSNALSLFSSRTSVLIFLGILTARFAEIDFLESLPKKLILGLFTLFFSVVTMMIAFGSTLFIILEKKLSWIAIPVTILSIIPIVFFVFYQFPLLIQMVKNTHKRSIFDKPKKS; translated from the exons ATGGCGATTACCAAAACAAGTGGAGGTGATGATATCGTCAATGAGAAAAGAACAGAAGACAATTTAGAAACCTGGAAGGAGTGCTTGAAAAACTACCTTATTGGGCAAGGCTTATGGGGAGTAGTCTCTGGAGATGAACGTAAGCCCGAAGAAATAGATCGCAACTACAAGGATTGGATGAAGAAGAATGCTTTGGCTTTACATGCCATTCAAATTTCTTGTGAGGAAGATACCATTTCATATTTGATGAGGAGGTTCCCCAATATTGACTCTGCTAAATGTATGTGGGACAACTTGGCTGACATGCAATCAGAAGTAACCAGTTATAAGGAGGAAG CAACATCAAGCATCCTCGAGTACAGCAGCCTGCACATGGCAGTGGAACAAGGTGACTTGAACACTGTGATGGGATTGCTGAAGAGGAATCCCAATGATGTGAGAGCTAAGATAACAGTGATTGGACAAACAGCACTGCATGTAGCTGTTTTGGCTGAAAGAGAAAAGATTGTAGAAGAACTGGTGAAGTTTATGTCAAAAGAAGATTTGgaaatgaaaaccaactttggtAACACAGCCTTTGCTCTTGCTGCCCTGAATGGAATGATAGATATGGCTAAGGTCATGCTGAAAAAGAATCAAGATTTGGTTACCATAAAAAATGATTACAATGGCCAAATTCCACTTGTTACGGCTTCTTTATATGGTCAACAGGAAATGATACGCTATCTTTCTGAGCATACTCCCATCCATTTTCTTCAACCTCGAACTAATGACAAGAATGGCGCCACACAACTTAATTGCCTTATAACAAATGAGATGTACG atGAAGCATTGGATCTGCTTAAAAAGTATCCACAACTTGGTTACACCCAAGATTTTCATAACAACTATGCTATCAAATTGTTAGCCAATGAACCTTCGGCATTTTTAAGTGGAAGTAAGCTTGAATTTTGGAAGCAATGGATCTACTCAT TCCCTAAAAGCATCAAAGATTTAAAGCTCAAACACGCTAAAGCCTTGCAACTCCTCAAAGTCATTGTCAAGGAGATCCCAACATTAAGCAATGAACAACTCAAGAATATTGGCTTGGATCAAGTGATCTATGATGCAATCAAGTGTGGTTCATTTGAGTTTATCAACGAGTTGATCACATGCAATCCAGTAATTATATGGAGAGCTGATAAAAGAGGAAGAACACTATTTGCACATGCAGTCACACTTCGTCAAGAAAAAATCTTCAACCTAATCTATGGATTGGGTGCAAAGAGACGTACATTTGTGATTCAGAGTGATGTGTTTAGAAACAATTATTTACATTTGGCTGCCAAGTTGTCTCCTTCCTTTCAACTTGTTCGAGTCCCTGGAGCAGCTCTGCAAATGCAAAGGGAGCTACAATGGTATAAG GAAATAGAGAGCATGGTaccaccaaaatttggagaaagacTCAATGAAAATGGCCTCACACCCGTTGCTTTATTCACTAAGGAACACAGAGAATTGGTAAAAGAAGGTGAGAGGTGGATGAAGAACAACACAGCATCATGTATGGTTGTCGCTGCTCTCATTGCCACTGTCATGTTCACAACAGCATTTACAGTTCCAGGAGGGAACGATGAAACAGGGTTTCCTATTTTCTTAGGTTATGATGCATTCTTGGTATTTATAGTTTCAAATGCATTATCACTCTTCTCTTCTCGCACTTCTGTACTAATATTCCTAGGAATTCTCACAGCACGTTTTGCAGAAATAGATTTCCTCGAGTCCTTGCCTAAGAAATTGATTCTTGGCCTTTTCACTCTTTTCTTCTCTGTGGTAACCATGATGATAGCCTTTGGTTCCACCCTTTTTATTATTCTGGAGAAAAAACTTTCTTGGATCGCTATTCCCGTCACTATTCTTTCCATAATCCCTATTGTTTTCTTTGTATTCTACCAATTTCCTCTCCTGATTCAGATGGTGAAGAACACACACAAACGTTCAATCTTTGACAAACCAAAGAAATCATAA